From the Mycobacteriales bacterium genome, the window TGCTGCTGGAACGGCTGATCGACGTGCCGACCTTCCAGCTGCGGTCGGTCGGCCTGCAACGGGACTACGCGAGCGCGGAAACCCTCGCCGGGCAGGTCGATTCGGCGTTGCTCGCGGTTCGGCCGCCAGCGACGATCGCGGGCCGCCCGCTGACCGTGGTGGACCGGGTCGGCGGGCCGCCGTCGTTCTTCGCCCGTGACAGTGCGGGGCGGACGGTGTTCGTCTGCAACTACCTGTTCGAGGTCGCCGCC encodes:
- a CDS encoding minor capsid protein, which codes for MLAVADVAGFLSGLGITAPVLSLEDVVAQKPAMQHVIAVPTGGPRMLLERLIDVPTFQLRSVGLQRDYASAETLAGQVDSALLAVRPPATIAGRPLTVVDRVGGPPSFFARDSAGRTVFVCNYLFEVAA